In one window of Miscanthus floridulus cultivar M001 chromosome 12, ASM1932011v1, whole genome shotgun sequence DNA:
- the LOC136497906 gene encoding protein NONRESPONDING TO OXYLIPINS 2, mitochondrial-like isoform X2, with product MASLSRTAAAAAVAVRSAVRSAPLTGRVLGAPLPSLASPSAARSARILRRSAAAALAGLETLMPLHSAVAAARLRSCIAVDSTCWSSLSQGYALPL from the exons ATGGCATCTTTATCccgcacagccgccgccgccgccgtcgccgtgagGTCGGCGGTCCGCTCCGCACCCCTTACCGGCCGCGTCCTCGGAGCGCCACTGCCTTCCCTTGCCTCGCCTTCCGCTGCACGGTCCGCCCGGATCCTCCGCAG ATCGGCGGCCGCGGCGTTGGCGGGGCTGGAAACGCTAATGCCGCTGCACAGCGCGGTGGCGGCCGCGCGGCTTAGGTCCTGCATCGCCGTCGACTCCACCTGCTGGAGCTCGCTCTCGCAAG
- the LOC136497906 gene encoding protein NONRESPONDING TO OXYLIPINS 2, mitochondrial-like isoform X1 — MASLSRTAAAAAVAVRSAVRSAPLTGRVLGAPLPSLASPSAARSARILRRSAAAALAGLETLMPLHSAVAAARLRSCIAVDSTCWSSLSQGLNKRI; from the exons ATGGCATCTTTATCccgcacagccgccgccgccgccgtcgccgtgagGTCGGCGGTCCGCTCCGCACCCCTTACCGGCCGCGTCCTCGGAGCGCCACTGCCTTCCCTTGCCTCGCCTTCCGCTGCACGGTCCGCCCGGATCCTCCGCAG ATCGGCGGCCGCGGCGTTGGCGGGGCTGGAAACGCTAATGCCGCTGCACAGCGCGGTGGCGGCCGCGCGGCTTAGGTCCTGCATCGCCGTCGACTCCACCTGCTGGAGCTCGCTCTCGCAAG